One Streptomyces sp. B21-105 genomic region harbors:
- a CDS encoding DUF192 domain-containing protein, producing the protein MGRRWRDGRGRLTVHGGGGALAIVPLQVAASYRARTRGLLGRDAVDGALLLTPASGIHTFRMRIPIDVAYLSADLTVLAVRTMRPGRLGLPRPRARHVLEAEAGAMAGWGVETGARVTVEVDEMG; encoded by the coding sequence ATGGGGCGGCGTTGGCGTGACGGGCGGGGCCGGTTGACGGTGCACGGGGGCGGCGGGGCCCTCGCGATCGTCCCGCTGCAGGTCGCCGCGTCCTACCGGGCGCGCACCAGGGGGCTGCTGGGGCGGGACGCCGTCGACGGAGCGCTGCTGCTCACCCCGGCCTCCGGCATCCACACGTTCCGGATGCGCATCCCCATCGACGTGGCCTATCTGAGCGCAGACCTCACCGTCCTCGCCGTGCGCACCATGCGCCCCGGCCGCCTGGGCCTGCCGCGGCCGCGTGCCCGGCACGTGCTGGAGGCGGAGGCGGGAGCCATGGCGGGGTGGGGCGTCGAGACGGGCGCGCGGGTCACGGTCGAGGTGGACGAAATGGGCTGA
- a CDS encoding class I SAM-dependent methyltransferase, producing MKKDDGRDESALFEGLVAEGAAVPTEGWDFSWFEGRATEARPSWGYALSLAGRLAGAHAALDVQTGGGEALDFALGRAAPKAPVLTVATEGWPANVAKATALLRPRGIAVVANPEDAPLPFADAAFDLVSSRHPVRPHWHEIARVLRPGGTYFAQHVGPRSVFELVEYFLGPQPEAVSSNRHPDRERADAEAAGLEIVDLRAERLRVEFHDIAAVVHFLRKVVWMVPGFTVAAYLPRLRDLHEQILADGPFVAHSTRHLVEARRP from the coding sequence ATGAAGAAGGACGACGGGCGTGACGAGTCTGCTCTCTTCGAGGGGCTGGTGGCCGAAGGGGCCGCCGTCCCCACCGAGGGGTGGGACTTCTCCTGGTTCGAGGGACGGGCGACCGAGGCGCGGCCCTCCTGGGGATATGCGCTGTCGCTGGCCGGGCGGTTGGCCGGCGCGCACGCCGCGCTCGACGTGCAGACCGGGGGAGGGGAGGCGCTGGACTTCGCTCTCGGCCGGGCCGCGCCCAAGGCTCCCGTCCTCACCGTGGCGACCGAGGGCTGGCCGGCCAACGTCGCCAAGGCCACCGCGCTGCTGCGGCCGCGCGGCATCGCGGTCGTCGCGAACCCGGAGGACGCCCCGCTGCCCTTCGCGGACGCCGCCTTCGACCTCGTCAGCAGCAGGCATCCGGTGCGGCCCCACTGGCACGAGATCGCCCGTGTGCTGCGGCCCGGCGGGACCTACTTCGCCCAGCACGTGGGCCCCCGCAGCGTCTTCGAGCTCGTCGAGTACTTCCTCGGGCCGCAGCCGGAGGCGGTGAGCAGCAACCGTCACCCCGACCGTGAGCGCGCCGACGCGGAGGCGGCGGGCCTGGAGATCGTCGACCTGCGGGCGGAACGGCTGCGCGTCGAGTTCCACGACATAGCCGCCGTCGTGCACTTCCTGCGCAAGGTGGTGTGGATGGTCCCCGGCTTCACGGTGGCGGCCTACCTGCCGCGGCTGCGCGACCTGCACGAGCAGATCCTCGCCGACGGCCCCTTCGTGGCGCACAGCACCCGCCACCTCGTCGAGGCCCGCCGACCGTAG
- a CDS encoding isoprenyl transferase produces MNLRDKLRGLLVRLYARRVEGHLDHAQVPKHIGVIMDGNRRWAKAAGSTTEHGHRAGADKIEEFLGWCTETDVEVVTLWLLSTDNLDRPQEELVPLLGIIEDVVRTLAADGRWRVHHVGTPDILPSHVQTALKQAEESTAHVDGILVNVAIGYGGRQEIADAVRSMIVDAADRGTSMEDLADSVSVDLISRHLYTGAQPDPDLVIRTSGEQRLSGFMLWQTAHAEYYFCEVFWPAFRKVDFLRALRDYAARHRRYGG; encoded by the coding sequence GTGAACCTGCGCGACAAGCTGCGCGGCCTTCTGGTCAGGCTGTACGCACGCCGGGTGGAAGGCCACCTGGACCACGCTCAGGTGCCCAAGCACATCGGCGTCATCATGGACGGCAACCGACGCTGGGCGAAGGCCGCGGGTTCCACGACCGAGCACGGCCACCGGGCCGGCGCGGACAAGATCGAGGAGTTCCTCGGCTGGTGCACCGAGACGGACGTCGAGGTCGTCACCCTCTGGCTGCTGTCGACGGACAACCTCGACCGCCCCCAGGAAGAACTCGTCCCGCTCCTCGGCATCATCGAGGACGTCGTGCGCACGCTCGCCGCCGACGGCCGCTGGCGCGTCCACCACGTCGGCACGCCCGACATCCTCCCCTCCCACGTGCAGACCGCGCTGAAGCAGGCCGAGGAGTCCACCGCGCACGTCGACGGGATACTGGTCAACGTCGCCATCGGCTACGGCGGTCGCCAGGAGATCGCCGACGCCGTGCGCTCGATGATCGTGGACGCGGCGGACCGGGGCACCTCGATGGAGGACCTCGCCGACTCCGTCAGCGTCGACCTGATCAGCCGCCACCTCTACACCGGCGCCCAGCCCGACCCCGATCTCGTGATCCGCACCAGCGGCGAGCAGCGGCTGTCCGGATTCATGCTGTGGCAGACGGCCCATGCGGAGTACTACTTCTGCGAGGTCTTCTGGCCGGCTTTCCGCAAGGTGGACTTCCTGCGCGCCCTGCGCGACTACGCGGCCCGCCACCGCCGCTACGGCGGCTGA
- a CDS encoding PhoH family protein — MVTSTKRRMPDRRTYVLDTSVLLADPNALTRFDEHEVVLPIVVVTELEAKRHHPELGYFARQALRLLDDYRVKFGRLDAPIPIGELGGTVRVELNHSDPSVLPTGYRLGDNDSRILAVARNLQAEGFDVTVVSKDLPLRIKASSVGLLAEEYRAELAITGSSGWTGMSELTLSGEQVDILFEEGHIHVPEVADLPVHTGLTIQSERGKALGRVTADGDVRLVRGDREAFGIKGRSAEQRIALDLLLDADVGILSMGGRAGTGKSALALCAGLEAVLERRQHKKVMVFRPLYAVGGQELGYLPGSEADKMGPWAQAVFDTLSAVTSRDVIEEVTARGMLEVLPLTHIRGRSLHDAFVIVDEAQSLERNVLLTVLSRIGANSRVVLTHDVAQRDNLRVGRYDGVVAVVEKLKGHPLFAHVTLNRSERSQIAALVTEMLEDGQI, encoded by the coding sequence GTGGTGACCAGCACAAAGCGCCGTATGCCAGACCGGCGCACCTATGTTCTCGACACCAGCGTCCTGCTGGCCGACCCGAACGCCCTGACCCGCTTCGACGAGCACGAAGTCGTGCTCCCCATCGTCGTGGTCACGGAGCTGGAGGCCAAGCGGCACCATCCGGAACTCGGCTACTTCGCCCGGCAGGCACTGCGCCTGCTGGACGACTACCGGGTGAAGTTCGGTCGCCTCGACGCCCCCATCCCGATCGGGGAACTCGGCGGCACCGTCCGTGTCGAGCTCAACCACTCGGACCCCAGTGTGCTGCCGACCGGCTACCGCCTGGGGGACAACGACTCCCGCATCCTCGCGGTCGCCCGCAATCTGCAGGCCGAGGGATTCGACGTCACCGTCGTGTCGAAGGACCTGCCGCTCAGGATCAAGGCGTCCTCGGTCGGACTCCTCGCCGAGGAGTACCGCGCCGAACTCGCCATCACGGGCTCCTCCGGCTGGACCGGAATGTCCGAACTGACCCTGTCCGGCGAACAGGTGGACATCCTCTTCGAGGAAGGGCACATCCACGTGCCCGAGGTCGCGGACCTGCCCGTGCACACCGGTCTGACCATCCAGTCGGAGCGGGGCAAGGCCCTGGGCCGGGTCACCGCCGACGGCGACGTCCGCCTCGTGCGAGGCGACCGCGAGGCCTTCGGCATCAAGGGCCGCAGCGCCGAGCAGCGCATCGCGCTCGATCTGCTGCTCGACGCGGACGTCGGGATCCTGTCCATGGGCGGCCGGGCCGGCACCGGCAAGTCCGCGCTCGCGCTCTGCGCGGGTCTCGAGGCGGTCCTGGAGCGCCGTCAGCACAAGAAGGTGATGGTCTTCCGGCCGCTGTACGCGGTGGGCGGGCAGGAACTGGGCTATCTGCCCGGGTCCGAGGCCGACAAGATGGGCCCCTGGGCGCAGGCGGTCTTCGACACCCTGTCCGCGGTCACCAGCCGTGACGTCATCGAGGAGGTCACCGCACGCGGGATGTTGGAGGTCCTGCCCCTGACCCACATCCGGGGACGCTCCCTCCACGACGCCTTCGTGATCGTCGACGAGGCGCAGTCGCTCGAACGGAATGTGCTGCTCACCGTTCTGTCCCGGATCGGCGCCAATTCGCGGGTGGTTCTGACCCACGATGTGGCGCAAAGGGACAATCTGCGAGTCGGCCGTTACGACGGTGTGGTCGCCGTCGTCGAGAAACTGAAGGGGCATCCGCTCTTCGCCCACGTCACGCTGAACCGGTCCGAGAGGTCCCAGATCGCGGCACTGGTGACCGAAATGCTGGAGGATGGGCAGATCTGA
- a CDS encoding transglycosylase SLT domain-containing protein → MSRISVRGFAVASATAVTAVGSVVGVASGSVAQANDAETTASDATLLADIPVGQQAQVQTASLAQQASFQAIAADEGAKKDAEEAARRAAADTAVAKKKAAEKAAKDRAEAKAKAARSAGDFPILGSYSVSQLQDMAAQMVPSGQFQCFSNIVDHESSWNYHAVNASSGAYGLFQALPAGKYSSAGADWRSNPATQIKWGLNYMNSRYGSPCEAWSFWQANHWY, encoded by the coding sequence GTGAGCCGGATCTCGGTCCGGGGATTCGCAGTGGCCTCGGCCACGGCGGTCACCGCTGTCGGAAGCGTCGTCGGTGTTGCCTCGGGCAGCGTCGCGCAGGCCAACGACGCAGAAACGACAGCAAGCGACGCGACGCTCCTCGCCGACATCCCCGTGGGGCAGCAGGCCCAGGTACAGACGGCGTCCCTGGCGCAGCAGGCCAGTTTCCAGGCCATCGCCGCCGACGAGGGCGCGAAGAAGGACGCCGAGGAAGCGGCCCGCAGGGCCGCGGCCGATACGGCGGTCGCGAAGAAGAAGGCCGCCGAGAAGGCAGCCAAGGACCGCGCGGAGGCCAAGGCCAAGGCCGCCCGCAGCGCGGGAGACTTCCCGATCCTGGGGTCCTACAGCGTCTCGCAGCTCCAGGACATGGCGGCGCAGATGGTGCCGAGCGGCCAGTTCCAGTGCTTCAGCAACATCGTGGACCACGAGTCCAGCTGGAACTACCACGCGGTCAACGCCTCCTCCGGCGCCTACGGTCTCTTCCAGGCACTGCCCGCCGGCAAGTACTCGTCCGCGGGCGCCGACTGGCGCAGCAACCCGGCCACCCAGATCAAGTGGGGCCTGAACTACATGAACAGCCGGTACGGCAGCCCCTGCGAGGCGTGGTCGTTCTGGCAGGCCAACCACTGGTACTAG
- a CDS encoding transglycosylase SLT domain-containing protein, translating to MSRISVRGFAVASATAVTTVGAVVGVAQGGVAQPADDAQAVGDSTLLADLPAGQLAEVQTDSMSHQATVQAIAADTTARKAAEETARKQAAKDAVAKQKAAEKAAEKAEERAKAAQEAKDREAARTQSASAGATGDADDFPQQASYTVGEVKAIAQQMVPSGQFQCFSNIVDHESTWNYRAVNPSSGAYGLVQAYPGSKMSSAGADWRTNPATQIKWGLNYMNERYGSPCGAWDFWLANHSY from the coding sequence GTGAGCCGAATATCGGTCAGGGGATTCGCCGTGGCATCGGCGACCGCGGTCACCACCGTCGGAGCGGTCGTGGGAGTCGCCCAGGGCGGCGTCGCGCAGCCCGCCGACGACGCCCAGGCGGTGGGCGACTCCACGCTGCTCGCCGATTTACCGGCCGGCCAGCTCGCCGAGGTGCAGACCGACTCGATGTCGCACCAGGCCACCGTCCAGGCCATCGCGGCGGACACCACCGCACGCAAGGCGGCGGAGGAGACGGCCCGCAAGCAGGCCGCCAAGGACGCGGTGGCCAAGCAGAAAGCCGCCGAGAAGGCGGCCGAGAAGGCCGAGGAACGGGCGAAGGCCGCACAGGAGGCCAAGGACCGCGAGGCCGCGCGGACCCAGAGCGCCTCGGCCGGCGCCACCGGTGACGCCGACGACTTCCCGCAGCAGGCCTCGTACACCGTCGGCGAGGTCAAGGCCATCGCCCAGCAGATGGTGCCGAGCGGCCAGTTCCAGTGTTTCAGCAACATCGTGGACCACGAGTCCACGTGGAACTACCGGGCCGTCAACCCCTCTTCGGGCGCGTACGGCCTCGTCCAGGCCTACCCCGGGTCGAAGATGTCGTCCGCGGGCGCCGACTGGCGGACCAACCCGGCCACCCAGATCAAATGGGGCCTGAACTACATGAACGAGCGGTACGGCAGCCCCTGCGGGGCCTGGGACTTCTGGCTGGCCAACCACTCGTACTGA
- a CDS encoding AI-2E family transporter: MSRVPRWLGRLGAGLSEMSERLDERRAEVEREGAVEREATPPDASPSPEEYPEPLEPAPRPDPAQAVPWGVRVAAEAGWRLLVLAGTVWVLMKVITAIQLVVMAFVVSLLLTALLQPTVARLKRAGVPGGAATAMTAILGFVVIGLMGWFVTWQVMANIDNLSDQVQDGIDDLRRWLLNSPFHVTDKQINGIAKNLRDAIGDNTDSITSAGLEGVTVVVEALTGILLAFFSTLFLLYDGKRIWEWTLKLVPEAARPGVAGAGPRAWATLTAYVRGTVIVALIDAIFIGLGIYFLDVPMAVPLAVFIFLFSFIPLVGAVASGALAVVVALVTQGVFTAVMTLAVVLAVQQIEGHILQPFILGRAVRVHPLGVVLSVAAGGMVAGIGGAIVAVPLVAVTNTVVGYLHGYSREQALRHAPRPRGATASRVASVTAAGPSREQEPQADEGQVTPPG, translated from the coding sequence ATGTCGAGAGTGCCACGGTGGCTCGGCCGGCTCGGCGCCGGTCTCAGCGAGATGAGCGAGCGGCTCGACGAACGGCGCGCCGAGGTCGAGCGGGAGGGCGCGGTCGAGCGGGAGGCGACGCCGCCCGACGCGTCGCCGTCCCCCGAGGAGTACCCGGAGCCGCTCGAGCCCGCCCCGCGCCCCGATCCCGCGCAGGCCGTGCCGTGGGGGGTCCGGGTCGCGGCCGAGGCCGGCTGGCGGCTGCTGGTGCTCGCGGGGACCGTCTGGGTGCTGATGAAGGTCATCACCGCGATCCAGCTGGTCGTGATGGCCTTCGTGGTCTCGCTGCTCCTCACGGCGCTGCTGCAGCCCACCGTGGCCCGGTTGAAGCGGGCAGGGGTGCCCGGGGGCGCGGCCACCGCGATGACGGCGATCCTCGGGTTCGTCGTCATCGGCCTGATGGGCTGGTTCGTGACCTGGCAGGTCATGGCGAACATCGACAACCTCTCCGACCAGGTCCAGGACGGCATCGACGATCTGCGCCGCTGGCTGCTCAACAGCCCCTTCCACGTCACCGACAAGCAGATCAACGGCATCGCGAAGAACCTGCGGGACGCGATCGGCGACAACACGGACTCGATCACCTCGGCGGGCCTGGAGGGCGTCACCGTCGTGGTCGAGGCGCTGACCGGCATCCTGCTGGCGTTCTTCTCGACGCTCTTCCTGCTGTACGACGGCAAGCGCATCTGGGAGTGGACGCTCAAGCTGGTGCCGGAGGCGGCCCGGCCGGGCGTGGCGGGCGCCGGTCCGCGGGCCTGGGCGACGCTCACGGCGTATGTGCGCGGCACGGTGATCGTCGCGTTGATCGACGCCATCTTCATCGGCCTGGGCATCTACTTCCTCGACGTGCCGATGGCCGTCCCGCTCGCCGTCTTCATCTTCCTGTTCTCGTTCATCCCGCTCGTCGGCGCGGTCGCGTCCGGCGCGCTGGCCGTGGTGGTCGCGCTGGTCACGCAGGGCGTGTTCACGGCGGTGATGACCCTGGCGGTCGTGCTGGCGGTCCAGCAGATCGAGGGACACATCCTGCAGCCGTTCATCCTCGGCCGCGCGGTGCGCGTCCACCCGCTGGGGGTGGTCCTGTCGGTCGCGGCGGGCGGCATGGTCGCGGGCATCGGCGGCGCGATCGTGGCGGTGCCCTTGGTGGCCGTCACCAACACGGTGGTGGGCTATCTGCACGGCTACTCCAGGGAGCAGGCCCTGCGGCACGCTCCCCGGCCGAGAGGAGCGACGGCTTCGCGCGTCGCGTCCGTGACGGCCGCGGGGCCGAGCCGGGAACAGGAACCCCAGGCCGACGAGGGCCAGGTCACGCCGCCCGGGTAG
- a CDS encoding alkyl hydroperoxide reductase: MSLDALKSAIPDYAKDLRLNLGSVIGNSDLPAQQLWGTVLATAIASRSPIVLRELAPEAKANLSPQAYTAVRSAAAVMAMNNVFYRTRHLLSDHEYGNLRAGLRMNVIGNPGVDKVDFELWSFAVSAINGCGLCLDSHEQVLRKAGVEREVVQEAFKIASVIQAVGVTLDAEAVLAGI, translated from the coding sequence ATGTCCCTCGACGCGCTGAAGTCCGCGATACCGGACTACGCCAAGGACCTGAGGCTCAACCTGGGCTCGGTCATCGGCAACTCCGACCTGCCCGCACAGCAGTTGTGGGGCACGGTCCTGGCGACCGCGATCGCCTCCCGCTCCCCGATCGTGCTGCGCGAACTCGCGCCGGAGGCGAAGGCGAACCTGTCGCCACAGGCGTACACCGCCGTCCGGTCGGCCGCGGCCGTCATGGCGATGAACAACGTCTTCTACCGCACCCGCCACCTGCTGTCGGACCACGAGTACGGCAACCTGCGGGCCGGCCTGCGGATGAACGTCATCGGCAACCCCGGCGTCGACAAGGTCGACTTCGAGTTGTGGTCGTTCGCCGTTTCCGCGATCAACGGCTGCGGCCTGTGCCTCGACTCCCACGAGCAGGTGCTGCGCAAGGCGGGCGTCGAGCGGGAGGTCGTCCAGGAGGCGTTCAAGATCGCCTCGGTGATCCAGGCGGTCGGCGTGACGCTGGACGCGGAAGCGGTCCTCGCCGGCATCTGA
- a CDS encoding peroxiredoxin — protein sequence MLTVGDKFPEFELTACVSLEKGAEFEQIHHKSYEGKWLVVFAWPKDFTFVCPTEIAAFGRLNDDFADRDAQILGFSGDSEFVHHAWRKDHPDLTDLPFPMMADSRHELMRDLGIEGEDGFAQRAVFVVDPNREIQFTMVTAGSVGRNPKEVLRVLDALQTDELCPCNWTKGENTLDPVKLLAGE from the coding sequence GTGCTCACTGTCGGTGACAAGTTCCCCGAGTTCGAACTGACCGCCTGCGTCTCGCTGGAGAAGGGTGCGGAGTTCGAGCAGATCCACCACAAGTCCTACGAGGGCAAGTGGCTCGTGGTCTTCGCGTGGCCCAAGGACTTCACCTTCGTCTGCCCGACCGAGATCGCCGCGTTCGGCAGGCTGAACGACGACTTCGCCGACCGTGACGCACAGATCCTCGGCTTCTCCGGCGACTCCGAGTTCGTCCACCACGCCTGGCGCAAGGACCACCCGGACCTGACCGACCTGCCGTTCCCGATGATGGCCGACTCGCGGCACGAGCTGATGCGCGACCTCGGCATCGAGGGGGAGGACGGCTTCGCGCAGCGCGCCGTGTTCGTCGTCGACCCGAACCGCGAGATCCAGTTCACGATGGTCACGGCGGGCTCCGTGGGCCGCAACCCCAAGGAGGTCCTGCGGGTCCTGGACGCCCTGCAGACCGACGAGCTGTGCCCCTGCAACTGGACCAAGGGCGAGAACACCCTCGACCCCGTCAAGCTGCTGGCCGGGGAGTGA
- a CDS encoding MarR family transcriptional regulator, protein MSGYELLARDLAACGRDGFTGELCVTGSPGGVFHLDGGLVVAVESPGAPAPEALLLRSGRIGGEEWTALVRESDGARWPAAGLIAHGYSGAAQLRVVCAMALQDAAFAVVAGSVDGCERGPATGPRPASVAVGEPPTRLLQVASRKLAALLAMPCPVCPDRERPVPAPLALAAARLGVLQRELLAHADGRRTARDLAFRTGRGVYTVTVEVARMLGEGLLECVEAPHPVPVRLPPDGPGVRPREPAPPQPQPPPAPEAAALPPRQPGAGGIHEALTPERNGPGWKEFFHLRNPTAK, encoded by the coding sequence ATGTCGGGTTACGAGCTGCTGGCACGCGACCTCGCCGCGTGCGGCAGGGACGGCTTCACCGGGGAACTGTGCGTGACCGGCTCGCCCGGCGGCGTCTTCCATCTGGACGGCGGCCTGGTCGTCGCCGTCGAGTCGCCGGGCGCGCCGGCCCCCGAGGCGCTGCTGCTGCGCTCCGGCCGGATCGGCGGCGAGGAGTGGACCGCGCTGGTGCGCGAGTCGGACGGCGCGCGCTGGCCGGCCGCCGGACTGATCGCCCACGGCTACTCGGGCGCCGCCCAGTTGCGCGTGGTGTGCGCGATGGCCCTCCAGGACGCCGCGTTCGCGGTTGTCGCGGGCAGCGTCGACGGCTGCGAACGCGGCCCGGCGACGGGTCCGCGGCCGGCCTCCGTCGCCGTCGGCGAACCGCCCACCCGGCTGCTCCAGGTCGCCTCCCGCAAGCTGGCCGCGCTGCTGGCGATGCCGTGCCCCGTGTGCCCGGACCGGGAGCGTCCCGTGCCCGCGCCGCTCGCCCTGGCGGCGGCCCGGCTCGGCGTCCTGCAGCGCGAGCTGCTCGCCCACGCGGACGGCCGGCGCACCGCCCGCGACCTCGCCTTCCGCACCGGGCGCGGCGTGTACACCGTCACCGTCGAGGTGGCCCGGATGCTGGGCGAGGGGCTGCTGGAGTGCGTGGAGGCGCCCCACCCGGTCCCCGTCCGGCTGCCGCCCGACGGACCCGGGGTGCGCCCCCGCGAGCCGGCGCCGCCCCAGCCGCAGCCGCCGCCGGCCCCGGAGGCAGCCGCCCTGCCCCCTCGTCAGCCCGGTGCCGGCGGCATCCACGAGGCCCTCACGCCGGAACGGAACGGTCCCGGCTGGAAGGAGTTCTTCCACCTGCGCAACCCGACGGCGAAATGA
- a CDS encoding ABC transporter permease, with the protein MSLRQWSRDLALGIRFAFSGGREGWIRAVLTAVGVGLGVAVLLLTTAVPNVLSVRHDREEARLDWAFIDPPPARADDTLLITQVDTTFRDKDVRGRVVEPEGPRAPLPPGVSAFPAKGDMVVSPALRKLLAADGSALLRERLPYRVVGTIGESGLVGSQELAYYAGGSGLASHVEGYGATRLKTFGNPQRTSEKTDPVLLLLILVVLVVLLMPVAVFIAAAVRFGGERRDRRLAALRLIGSDGGMTRRIAAGEALAGALLGLVLGTVFFLIGRQAVGTVEVMGVSVWPSYLNPSPALAALVALAVPAAAVLVTLFALRRVVIEPLGVVRSAKPSRRRLWWRLLLPVAGLAMLYPMIGQGRGNGEFNEYLVVGGVLLLLVGITALLPWLVEKVVARLGSGGVAWQLAVRRLQLSSGTAARMVNGIAVAVAGAIALQMLFAGVESDYTEATGKDVNLAQMQVTIGHGPSLASTRQEFADTEGVRKVTALWEEYLGDSSWQAEEGPDLSTELTVGDCTTLRELANLPSCKDGDMFVLTGSEYSADGPKLNVPGKKLYMQTGGSFPGRTTETVWTVPAGVRQAQAIEDMTGERRGGFLLTPGALPAEAATKLRGQLYLSFDESVPDAYDRARNTAARLDPLAQPMNWSATREDTKFSSIRTGLLVGSACVLLLIGASLLVSQLEQLRERKKLLSSLVAFGTRRRTLSLSVLWQTAVPIALGLLLALTVGLTLGTILLKMTGTAVRVDWGSVLAMTGFGAAIVLMVTLLSLPPLLRLMRPDGLRTE; encoded by the coding sequence ATGAGCCTGCGTCAGTGGTCCAGGGATCTGGCCCTGGGGATCCGGTTCGCCTTCTCCGGCGGACGGGAGGGGTGGATCCGGGCCGTTCTGACGGCCGTCGGCGTCGGACTCGGCGTCGCCGTGCTGCTGCTGACGACGGCGGTGCCGAACGTGCTCTCCGTACGGCACGACCGCGAAGAGGCCCGGCTGGACTGGGCGTTCATCGACCCGCCGCCGGCCAGGGCCGACGACACCCTGCTCATCACGCAGGTCGACACGACGTTCCGCGACAAGGACGTCCGCGGCCGGGTGGTGGAACCGGAGGGGCCGCGCGCGCCGCTGCCGCCCGGCGTGAGCGCGTTCCCGGCCAAGGGCGACATGGTGGTCTCGCCCGCCCTGAGGAAGCTGCTCGCCGCCGACGGCTCCGCGCTGCTGCGGGAACGGCTGCCGTACCGCGTCGTCGGGACCATCGGCGAGAGCGGGCTGGTCGGTTCGCAGGAGCTCGCCTACTACGCGGGGGGCTCCGGGCTCGCCTCGCACGTCGAGGGCTACGGGGCGACCCGGCTGAAGACGTTCGGCAACCCGCAGCGGACCAGCGAGAAGACGGACCCGGTGCTGCTCCTGCTGATCCTCGTGGTCCTCGTGGTGCTGCTGATGCCCGTCGCCGTGTTCATCGCCGCCGCCGTGCGGTTCGGCGGCGAACGGCGCGACCGCAGGCTCGCCGCACTCCGGCTGATCGGCTCGGACGGCGGGATGACCCGGCGCATCGCCGCCGGCGAGGCGCTGGCAGGCGCGCTGCTCGGCCTGGTGCTCGGCACGGTGTTCTTCCTGATCGGCCGCCAGGCGGTCGGCACGGTCGAAGTGATGGGCGTGAGCGTGTGGCCCAGCTACCTCAACCCGTCTCCCGCCCTGGCCGCGCTGGTCGCGCTGGCGGTGCCCGCGGCCGCGGTGCTGGTCACCCTGTTCGCGCTGCGCCGCGTGGTCATCGAACCCCTCGGCGTGGTCCGCTCGGCGAAGCCGTCGCGGCGCCGGCTGTGGTGGCGGCTGCTGCTGCCGGTGGCCGGCCTCGCGATGCTGTACCCCATGATCGGACAGGGCCGCGGCAACGGCGAGTTCAACGAGTACCTGGTGGTCGGCGGCGTCCTGCTGTTGCTCGTCGGGATCACCGCCCTGCTGCCGTGGCTCGTCGAGAAGGTCGTCGCCCGGCTCGGCTCGGGCGGCGTCGCCTGGCAACTGGCCGTACGGCGACTGCAGTTGAGCAGTGGTACGGCGGCCCGCATGGTCAACGGCATCGCGGTCGCGGTGGCCGGGGCCATCGCCCTGCAGATGCTGTTCGCCGGGGTCGAGAGCGACTACACCGAGGCCACGGGCAAGGACGTGAACCTCGCCCAGATGCAGGTGACCATCGGGCACGGCCCCTCGCTGGCCAGTACCAGGCAGGAGTTCGCCGACACCGAGGGCGTCCGCAAGGTCACCGCCCTGTGGGAGGAGTACCTGGGCGACAGTTCCTGGCAGGCGGAGGAGGGGCCGGACCTTTCCACCGAGCTGACCGTCGGCGACTGCACGACCCTGCGCGAGCTGGCGAACCTGCCGTCGTGCAAGGACGGCGACATGTTCGTCCTCACCGGCAGCGAGTACTCCGCCGACGGGCCGAAGCTGAACGTGCCCGGCAAGAAGCTGTACATGCAGACGGGCGGCTCCTTCCCCGGGAGGACCACGGAGACCGTCTGGACAGTGCCCGCGGGCGTGCGGCAGGCGCAGGCGATCGAGGACATGACCGGTGAGCGGCGCGGCGGCTTCCTGCTGACGCCGGGCGCGCTGCCCGCGGAGGCCGCGACGAAGCTCCGCGGTCAGCTGTACCTCTCGTTCGACGAGTCGGTGCCGGACGCCTACGACCGCGCACGCAACACGGCGGCACGCCTCGACCCGCTGGCCCAGCCTATGAACTGGTCGGCCACCCGGGAGGACACGAAGTTCTCCTCCATCCGCACCGGGCTGCTCGTCGGTTCCGCGTGTGTGCTGCTGCTGATCGGGGCGAGTCTGCTGGTCTCGCAGCTGGAGCAGTTGCGCGAGCGCAAGAAGCTGCTGTCGTCCCTGGTCGCCTTCGGCACCCGGCGGCGCACGCTGAGCCTGTCGGTGCTGTGGCAGACGGCCGTCCCGATCGCGCTGGGACTGCTGCTCGCCCTGACCGTGGGTCTCACGCTGGGCACGATCCTGCTGAAGATGACGGGGACGGCCGTCCGCGTCGACTGGGGCAGCGTGCTGGCGATGACCGGGTTCGGCGCGGCGATCGTCCTGATGGTGACGCTCCTGAGCCTGCCGCCGCTGCTGCGGCTGATGCGACCGGACGGCCTGCGCACGGAATGA